From Candidatus Cloacimonadota bacterium, a single genomic window includes:
- a CDS encoding ComF family protein produces MLIPPVCSACHTRLARGEKQLCTDCESKLQPYLSKGCPKCGAPVSNGSCSQCREIGYTFEFVRSALSYQGPALSLVHDLKYNALSSPAGYLADKMAEAVEGSTVFDDYDYLVPVPLHRVRKRERGYNQSELIASKLAHKMGKSYLNCISRTRYTKSQTTLERKERLKNLAGAFRVKNPAMVKGKRLILVDDVYTTGSTLSEASRALYAAGAAKVACYTATRA; encoded by the coding sequence TTGCTGATCCCGCCCGTCTGTTCTGCCTGCCATACACGCCTGGCGCGGGGCGAGAAACAACTATGCACGGATTGTGAAAGCAAACTGCAGCCCTATCTCAGTAAGGGATGTCCCAAGTGCGGAGCTCCTGTCTCGAATGGCTCATGCTCTCAATGCAGGGAGATCGGCTATACTTTCGAGTTTGTGCGTTCTGCGCTTAGTTATCAAGGGCCGGCGTTGAGTCTGGTCCATGATCTGAAGTACAATGCATTAAGCTCTCCTGCCGGATATCTTGCCGATAAAATGGCAGAAGCAGTCGAAGGCTCCACAGTCTTTGATGACTACGATTATCTGGTTCCGGTACCGCTGCACAGAGTGCGGAAACGGGAACGGGGCTACAATCAAAGCGAACTGATAGCTTCTAAGCTTGCCCATAAGATGGGCAAGAGCTATCTGAACTGCATCAGCCGCACACGTTATACAAAGAGTCAGACCACTTTGGAACGCAAAGAGCGGTTAAAGAATCTGGCTGGAGCATTCCGGGTGAAGAATCCAGCAATGGTAAAAGGGAAGAGGCTGATTTTAGTGGACGATGTGTACACTACAGGCAGCACGCTAAGTGAAGCCAGCAGGGCACTTTATGCTGCCGGTGCGGCCAAGGTTGCCTGTTACACTGCCACCAGGGCATAG